From a single Anomaloglossus baeobatrachus isolate aAnoBae1 chromosome 4, aAnoBae1.hap1, whole genome shotgun sequence genomic region:
- the LOC142301034 gene encoding histone H2B 1.1, with amino-acid sequence MPDPAKSAPAPKKGSKKAVTKTQKKDGKKRRKSRKESYAIYVYKVLKQVHPDTGISSKAMGIMNCFVGDIFERIAGEASRLAHYNKRHTITSREIQTAVRLLLPGELAKHAVSEGTKAVTKYTSAK; translated from the coding sequence ATGCCTGATCCCGCCAAGTCCGCCCCAGCGCCCaagaagggctccaagaaagccgtgaccaagactcagaagaaggacggtaagaagcggaggaagagccggaaggagagctatgccatctacgtgtacaaggtgctgaagcaggtgcaccccgacaccggcatctcctccaaggccatgggcatcatgaactgcttcgtcggtgacatcttcgagcgcatcgcaggggaagcctcccgcctggcgcactacaacaagcgccacaccatcacctcccgggagatccagaccgccgtgcgcctgctgctgcccggagagctggccaagcacgccgtgtccgagggcaccaaggccgtcaccaagtacaccagcgccaagtga